Below is a window of Malus domestica chromosome 13, GDT2T_hap1 DNA.
TTTGGTATCCTGAAATTGCTACATACACAAAATATACAGAGCATCGCATTACATCAATACACCCTACTTAGCTACCAGATATATCGAGCATCAAAAGTTGGCATTACGAATTCATGGCATGATTTTTTGCAGACATGAATGCATATAGGCACATCGGTTAAAACAACTAATTAAACTAATAGACACATAAATCAGAAAACCAAGTATTGCACGTATGAATGATTACAAAGCGGCCTAAAGTGTTACAAAATGAAACTTTACTTACCAGTACTTAATCAAGCCATCCCAGCCGCATGTTGCAACTTTACTTTGCTCCAAGGGATGCCATGCAGCCCCAATGCATACCCCTTCATGACATTTGAGAGTTCTGAAGACTTTGCATGTCTTCCAATCCCAAAACCAGCATCTACCTTCACCATCACCCGACATAACAAACCGTCCGTCTGGCGAGAAATTGACTTGGCAAGCATACCCGGCGACAACATGCCCGGCAAACCTCTTCTTCTTATTGAGCTGAAACTTCTCCCTAGTGCTATAAATCAGAATCTGATTGTCCATACTCTGTGCTGCAAGCCAATTGGAATTGGGGTGCAGTGAAATTGATGGCATAGAATGCATATGAGGCTCACTAATATACTTAATAACCACAGGGATCCCAAACTCCCATACGCGAAGCGACTTGTCATCGCTGGAAGTAACAAACCTACGGTTATTATCCACAAATGTAATCGTATTCACAGCACCCAAATGCTGATCATACTCTTGATTTATCTTCCCCTCATTCATATCCCACTGAACAATCTTCTTATCACTCATACCTGCCAACAATACATTCTGCTTATCCTCGTCTGGATTCAGCTTGACAACATAAGGAACCTTCCCGGTTGAGAATGTAGATATCACCTGCCCAGTTTCAGTATCCCAGTACTTGATATTCTTATCATAACTAGCAGTCAAAAACCTACTCCCATCATTAGAGAAACAAATATCCCGAACTGCCTTAGAGTGACCCATGTAAGTTCTCATACACTTTCCGGTATTGAAAACATCCCAAATCTTCACCTTGGTATCCATCCCGGCAGAGAGAATCAAATGCCCGTACTTAGGGAAGAACCTAATAGCAGACACACCCTTCGTGTGCCCGCTCCAA
It encodes the following:
- the LOC103451963 gene encoding uncharacterized protein isoform X2, which translates into the protein MDLLRAYSDQNDDETNEPEEHNQNPKSAPSSPDASPPRLLPAKSAAPNVDDTMLALAVAGANRSSTRPIDPTQHIVGFNPTYDQLWAPIYGPSHPYAKDGIAQGMRNHKLGFVEDASIEPFVFDEQYNTFHKYGYAADPSASAGYNYVGDFEALQKNDAVSVYNIPQHEQKKRKIEKRKELEENEGEGEDEDMDPEEVQNPASDVWLMKNKKSPWAGKKEGLPTELTEEQKKYAEEYAKKKGEEKGAGDKGEAVVEKTTFHGKEERDYQGRSWIAPPRDAKASNDHCYIPKRLVHTWSGHTKGVSAIRFFPKYGHLILSAGMDTKVKIWDVFNTGKCMRTYMGHSKAVRDICFSNDGSRFLTASYDKNIKYWDTETGQVISTFSTGKVPYVVKLNPDEDKQNVLLAGMSDKKIVQWDMNEGKINQEYDQHLGAVNTITFVDNNRRFVTSSDDKSLRVWEFGIPVVIKYISEPHMHSMPSISLHPNSNWLAAQSMDNQILIYSTREKFQLNKKKRFAGHVVAGYACQVNFSPDGRFVMSGDGEGRCWFWDWKTCKVFRTLKCHEGVCIGAAWHPLEQSKVATCGWDGLIKYW